A genomic region of Metopolophium dirhodum isolate CAU chromosome 1, ASM1992520v1, whole genome shotgun sequence contains the following coding sequences:
- the LOC132932916 gene encoding uncharacterized protein LOC132932916 has protein sequence MTNNQDNKNKRLQTIGDTRWWSKDLSLRRIFGTPNNSQNALYVEVLISLHAIEDSVQFTPDVRYKATSFKESLLKYSTLLTAFLYMRIFEITTPLSKYVQTSGMDIQKAYIMVENTVKQLKLLRRDEAGLKKCVDNFINTANIELDEKNQEENSDIDFIIESKLPTLSNSNDIKNGLPAEALDVLVSKLIKFDSEVTADKLRTELIHFSNNWESLKINIAESYTLNHIDDEDNDDNDEDNLNKYNNCTTLSTCKNCATCCYTLLMKFNLYSNAYSTLTLAYKFLLTLPTTQVACERSFSILKCIKTKLRSTLSDSYLEDFMLMAVEKKMLNDIDTENIINKLKKKSALLNKEL, from the exons ATGACTAACAATcaagataataaaaacaaaaggcTACAAACTATAGGTGACACTAGATGGTGGTCCAAAGACTTGTCTCTTCGAAGAATATTTGGAACCCCGAATAATTCACAGAATGCTTTATATGTTGAAGTCTTAATTTCACTACATGCTATTGAGGATTCAGTTCAGTTTACTCCAGATGTAAGATATAAAGCCACAAGTTTTAAAGAATCATTGTTAAAGTACTCAACATTATTGACTGCATTTTTGTACATGAgaatatttgaaataacaaCTCCACTGTCAAAATATGTGCAGACATCGGGTATGGATATTCAAAAAGCATACATTATGGTTGAAAACACTgtaaaacaattgaaattattaaggAGAGATGAAGCTGGCCTAAAAAAGtgtgttgataattttattaacacagCAAATATCGAATTGGACGAAAAAAACCAAGAAGAAAATAGTGATATTGACTTTATTATTGAAAGCAAATTACCCACATTAag CAACTCCAATGACATTAAAAATGGTCTTCCAGCTGAAGCACTTGATGTTCTAgtctcaaaattaataaaatttgattcaGAAGTTACTGCTGATAAATTAAGGACAGAATTAATACACTTTTCTAATAACTGggagtcattaaaaataaatattgcagaGTCCTATACCTTGAATCACATTGATGATGAagataatgatgataatgatgaagacaatttaaataaatacaataattgcaCAACACTGTCGACCTGTAAGAATTGTGCTACCTGTTGTTATACACTACTTATGAAATTTAATCTTTATAGTAATGCTTATAGCACATTGACTTTAGCTTACAAATTTTTACTTACTTTGCCAACGACACAA gtagctTGTGAGAGATCATTCTctatacttaaatgtattaaGACCAAATTGAGAAGCACATTATCTGATTCATATTTAGAAGATTTTATGCTAATGGCAGTAGAGAAGAAAATGTTAAATGATATTGACAcagaaaatatcattaataagctaaaaaaaaaaagtgcattACTCAATAAAGAACTCTGA
- the LOC132932917 gene encoding zinc finger MYM-type protein 1-like, giving the protein MKRINTYFKVLDSSESNSKLTSDDVQTSDTETVSVVDHSIFDINIYVGKKLNDAEKIKYLENIWIPGGKGNQPLGQLCTEAFNKWKHAVERFNNHEKTNYHQNSVIDCQSVSAIVIGKSDSVYHQLNKAEKTQKENNRKIIIPVIDSVLICGRQGIALRGHRDSGVLKLEDPIINEGNFRALLRFFLKATATSGDESFILARENCARNAQYISWKIQNEIVSICYEIISSKIVNRINESNFFSIIADETADISGTEQFALCARYYDKKNKNIREDFLKFIPVHDVSGKSLANHIITELKKLNVDVNNLRGQGYNGAVSMSGRFNGVAALIRNDHPSALYVHCSAHNLNLSVSSACNIQGIRNTMNTIETCYNFFNTPKRQQFFSTHLDKLKQNESSSQKQKLKRLCPARWIERYNSIETFYEFFPAILNCLEEIIMWNDSDTSSKANQLLLALQASEFNVALTILNYIFQYTHSLCKYLQTTNIDLVDAIEHISLVKKQLMSIRENVSLEFNKLYNDLNERLNDFEIKIEIPRLAKRQKHRINISTNDPEEYFKIALFIPFLDSYIQQLNDRFINHKNIISGFQMLMNSSTFNEERLKEHVEFYNDSNIKTKNAINILNNCNSDLFPNVFKLLQILVTLPVTSCEAERSFSTLKRIKTYLRNSTSESRLNGLAALNIHYDIDVKSGEVSRGVLKKSKEMETKLASFRALTKNESLLELDLKNGIAKRS; this is encoded by the exons ATGAAacgtataaatacatattttaaagtattagaTTCATCAGAATCAAATTCTAAACTTACTTCTGATGATGTTCAAACTTCTGATACAGAAACAGTGAGTGTAGTTGACCATAGTATTTTCGATATTAACATATATGTtggtaaaaaattgaatgatgctgaaaaaattaaatacctagaAAACATCTGGATTCCAG GTGGTAAGGGTAATCAGCCGCTTGGTCAGCTTTGCACAGAGGCTTTTAATAAATGGAAGCATGCTGTAGAACGGTTTAATAATCATGAAAAAACGAATTATCATCAAAATAGTGTTATCGATTGTCAATCAGTTTCTGCAATTGTTATAGGAAAATCCGATTCAGTTTATCATCAATTAAATAAAGCTGAAAAAACTCAAAAAGAAAACAatcgaaaaattattattccagTAATTGATTCGGTACTTATATGTGGCCGACAAGGCATTGCACTTAGAGGTCACCGTGACTCTGGAGTCCTTAAACTTGAAGATCCAATTATAAATGAAGGTAATTTTAGGGCGTTATTGAGATTTTTCCTTAAGGCAACTGCTACATCCGGCGATGAAAGTTTTATATTAGCAAGAGAAAATTGTGCTAGAAATGCACAATACATAAGTTGGaaaatacaaaatgaaattGTTAGCATTTGTTATGAAATTATTTcatcaaaaattgtaaatagaaTTAatgaaagtaattttttttcaataatagcGGACGAAACAGCTGATATATCGGGAACTGAACAGTTTGCTCTATGTGCCCGTTATTAtgataagaaaaacaaaaatattcgtgaagattttttaaaatttattccaGTACATGATGTGAGTGGTAAAAGTTTAGCGAATCATATAattactgaattaaaaaaattgaatgtcgATGTAAACAATCTACGAGGTCAAGGTTATAATGGGGCGGTAAGTATGAGTGGGAGATTTAATGGAGTTGCAGCTTTAATCAGAAATGATCATCCAAGTGCATTGTATGTGCACTGTAGTGCCCATAATCTTAATCTTTCAGTCTCAAGTGCATGTAATATTCAAGGAATACGGAATACTATGAACACAATAGaaacatgttataatttttttaacacaccGAAGAGACAACAGTTTTTTTCAACACATTTAGACAAACTAAAACAAAACGAATCTTCAtctcaaaaacaaaaactaaaaagattATGTCCAGCTAGGTGGATTGAGCGTTACAACTCAAttgaaacattttatgaatttttccctgcaattttaaattgtttagaagAAATAATTATGTGGAATGACAGTGATACATCAAGTAAAGCAAATCAACTTCTATTAGCACTACAAGCATCGGAATTTAATGTAGCCCTGactattcttaattatatttttcagtatacTCATTCGCTATGTAAGTATTTACAAACCACAAATATTGATTTAGTTGACGCTATTGAACATATAAGCTTAGtgaaaaaacaattaatgtcCATAAGAGAAAATGTTAGTCTTGAATTTAACAAACTATATAATGATCTTAATGAAAGATTAaatgattttgaaattaaaattgaaattccaCGATTAGCTAAGCGCCAAAAACACCGcataaatatttcaacaaatgATCCTgaagaatatttcaaaatagcTTTATTTATTCCTTTTCTTGATTCGTACATTCAACAACTGAATGAtcgttttataaatcataaaaacattattagtgGATTCCAAATGTTAATGAACAGTTCAACATTCAATGAAGAAAGACTTAAAGAACATGTTGAATTTTACA ATGATagtaacattaaaacaaaaaatgccaTCAACATATTGAATAATTGCAATTCAGATTTATTTCCAAATGTTTTTAAGCTTTTGCAAATACTGGTCACACTTCCTGTCACATCTTGCGAAGCTGAAAGATCATTTTCTACACTCAAACGCATTAAAACTTACTTAAGAAACTCTACGTCCGAATCGAGATTGAATGGACTAGCTGCTCTCAATATTCACTACGATATTGACGTCAAGTCCGGAGAA GTATCACGAGGAGTATTGAAAAAATCTAAGGAGATGGAGACTAAATTAGCAAGTTTCAGAGCTCTAACAAAGAATGAATCATTACTTGAATTGGATTTAAAGAATGGGATTGCAAAAAGATCATGA